The nucleotide sequence GCGGGAAGGCGTTTGTTATCAATCGATTTTTAAGGTCTTGGTAGATGTCGGTATCTTGTGCCATGCTCGTCGCAGCTTTGATCGTTTCGCTTCACCCTACGCGATAAAATTTCGTGAATATATATAAATCTCGAAATTATTAGAAATTTCACTTTTTTCTTGTCCCAAACGATTCCCCGGAATAACGTCGAGACAGCGTATCCAACTGGCAGCTGAATGATTGCCGGACCGCGCGCACAACGTCTGGGAGGACAACATGAAAATGATCAAAACAGCGGCCACGGTGGCCGTTGCTGCCGCTATGGCAGCGGGCACGGCGATGGCCGATGGCCACGCAAGCACCAACTTGCGCATTCAGACGCACTTCTCGCCCGAGACGCTGTCCGGCAAGATGGCGGCGAAATACATTGACGACGTGCAGACCATGTCGAACGGCGAAATCGCGATCGAGATGTTTTATTCCTCGTCCGTGGTGAAATCGGTCGAGACCTTTGACGCCGCGGCGACAGGGATCCTTGATTGCGACATGACCGGCGGTGCGTATCAGACCGGCAAGAACCCTGCGTTCCAGTTCGCGGGCGACCTGATGGGCGGCTACCAGAACCCCTACCAGCAGATGGCATGGTTGCTGCATGGCGATGGCCGCGCGGCGCTGAACGAGCTTTACAACGGCTACGACATGACCTTCATCGGCTGGTGGATTCCCGGCCCGGAATCGCTGGCGTCCACTGCTCCGATCCGCAACGCCGAAGACTTCAAGGACTGGAAATTCCGCTCCCCCCCCGGCCTCGCGACCAAAGTGTTCTCGGCCCTTGGTGCCTCGCCCATCGTGATGGATTTCAACGAGATCTTTACGGCGCTGGAAACCGGCATCATCGACGGCGCGGATGCCGCCAACCTGACCAACAACGTCGGTCTGGGTCTCTATGACATCGCCACGCACACCAACTTCCCCGGCTTCCACTCGATGCCCGCCGACCACCTGGCGTGTCGCACCGACGTCTGGGAAGCGATGCCGGACCATCACAAGCGCATCATGACCGTCGCCATGGACAGCCTCGCGCTGCACAACGCGTCGATCAACGAAGTGCAGAACGCCCAAACCGCGAAAGAGCTGACGGCAAAAGGCATTACCCTGCACGAATGGAGCCCTGAGGATCTGCAGAAATACCGCGATGCGGTGCAGACCGGCTGGACCGAGTTCGCCACCACACCCGAAGCCAAGGCGCTGCTGGAAAGCCACATCAGCTTCCTTCAGGACATGGGCGCGATGAAGTAAACGCGCGCCTCTGAAAAGGGACGTGCTGCGGCAAGGCTGTTGATCGATGGCCTTGCCGTTTTTGCCTCAGGAACCACGATGAAAATCACCGCGATCATCAGCCATGTGTTGCAATACGACATGCCCGAGGTTCTGGGCTATTCGCAGCAATACTACGCCAAACGCACGGCGCATCTGGTCGAGGTGCAGACCGACGAAGGCGTGACCGGCTGGGGCGAATGTTTTGGGCCCGGCAACGTGGCGATCGCAAATAAAGCCATCGTTGAAAAGGTCATCCAACCGCTGGTTCTGGGCATGGACCCGATGGACCGCGACGTGATCTGGCACAAGGTCTATAACCTTTTGCGAGACCACGGACAAAAGGGGATGCCGATGCAATCCCTGTCGGGCGTGGATATCGCCCTGTGGGACATTGCGGGCAAGGTGGCGGGGCTGCCGCTGCACCAGTTGATCGGCGGCGCGCACCGGCGTGATGTGCCCTGCTACGGCTACGGGATGATGCTGCGGGACGAACCCGTGGCCGATCTGGCCGCGCGGTTCGAGGATGAGGCAGCGGCGATCCGCGACGCCGGTTTCACCGCGACCAAGATGAAGGTGGGCTTTGGCCCCAAACCCGACGTGAAGCTGTGCGAGGCCGTGCGGCGCGGCGTCGGCGATGACTTCAAATTCATGGTCGACGCCAATCATTGCTACACCACGTCCGACGCGTTCTATGTCGGGCGCGCGCTGGAAGAGCTGGACGCCTATTGGTTTGAAGAACCCGTCGCCCCCGAAGACCACGACGGCTACCGCGAGCTACGCGCTGGCCTGCGCGTGAACATCTCGGGCGGCGAGGCGGAGTTCAATCGCTGGGGCTGGCGCGCGATACTGGAAAACCGTGGCCTCGACATCGCGCAACCGGAGGTCTGCGCACTAGGGGGGATCAGCGAATATCTGCGGGTGCTAGCGCTGTGTCACGCGCATTTCACGCCCGTCGTAAACCATGTCTGGGGCAGTGCCGTGGCCGTCGCCACCAATCTGCATCTGCTGGCGGCGATGCCCCCCCTGCCCGGCGGTCTGCACCCTTGGGAGCCGATGCTCGAATTCGATACCACCGACAATAAATTCCGCGACGACCTGCTGACCGATCCCCTGGATATCCAGGGGCAGGTCAAAGCCAACGGCGGCCGTGTCGCCATCCCCACCGGGCCCGGCATCGGGGTCGATCCCGACCGCGATTTCATCGCCCATCACCGCATCGACGCATAGGAGACAGCCCATGCAGAAAGCATCCGGCAGCATATCCGAATGGCTCATCCCGCTGGCGTTTGTCGCCACGGTCAGTTGGCTGGTCTGGCACCTGCCGGCCTTCATGCTCGATTGGGTGCCCTACACATCCGACAGCCTGCGCGGTCAGGTTGAGGCGATTTATCTGCGCGCCGACGTGACGCCCAACCTAGGCGGCATCTTTGGCGGGCATATCGACATCGTTGACATCGCGGCCCTGATCCTCGCGCCGGTGCTGGTGTTCTTTGGCACCCGCAGCGTGCAACCCGCCGCGATGGAGTTCGAAGGCGCCAGCGCCATTGACCGCGTGGCCCTGTTCATAGGGCGCGCGACGATGATGGTGATCGCGATCATGACGGTCGTGATGCTCTATGAAGTGTTCATGCGCTACATCCTTGAGCGCCCTACCGAATGGGCCAACGAGATGACGCTGTGGTTTGCCAGCTTCACCTTCCTCACTTCCGGCTTTTACGCCATGCAGCAACGCAGCCACATCCGCATTTTCCTGCTCTACGACGCGGTGCCGCGCTGGTTGCAGCGGGTGTTCGACTGCATCTCGACCCTGCTGATCGTCACCTTCGCGTTCTTTCTGGTCTACGGCAGCTACAAACAGGTTTTCGTCAACAAGCTCTACAAATGGGAGCTCTACGGCTCTGCCTTCAACCCGCCGATCCCGGCGACGTTGCAGCCGATGGTGCTAATCGTGATCACGCTGGTCGCGGTGCAGGCCATTCTGAATCTTATTCAGGATTGGAACAAGGAGCCCGAGATCCACACCGATGAGCCGGATCAGGAAGAAATCGACGCCCTCAAACGTGCAGTAGGACAAGACTGATGGATATTGGAACAATCTCGCTCGTCCTGATGCTGGCGCTGATCGCGCTGCTGGCCATCGGGATGCCGCTGGGCCTTGCCTCAGCCTCGCTGGCGGTGCTGGTGATGGTCATGAAGTTCGAGCCGCAGCTGCTCACCGCGCCGTGGACCTTTGGCGACGGGATCCTGACCGGACGACCGGGGACAGGGCCGCTTTATATCCTTGCGCAAAAAATATACGGGCTCTTAACGGATTACGTCCTCATATCCGTGCCGCTGTTCATCTTCATGGCCTCTTTGCTGGAGCGGTCGGGGATCGCGAAGGACATGTATTCATCGCTCAATGTCTGGCTGTCGCGCACCCGTGGGGGCATCGCCATCGTGACCTCGATCATGGCGGTGATCATGGCGGCCATGTCGGGGATCATCGGGGGCGAGGTCGTGTTGCTCGGCCTTATCGCGCTGCCGCAGATGTTGCGGCTGGGCTATAACCAGAACCTCGCCATCGGCGTGATCTGCGCCAGTGGCAGCCTTGGCACGATGATCCCACCCTCGATCGTGCTGATCATCTACGGTCTGATTACCGAGACATCGATCAAGGCGCTGTTCACCGCCTCGTTCATCCCGGGCTTCATGCTTGCGTCGATGATCATCACCTACATCGTGGTGCGCACGCAGCTGCACCCCGAGGATGCCCCCTGCCCGAACCTGACCCCGACGATCCGGAGCGCGGCGAGAAACGCAAGCTGTTCGGCGCTTTCCTCAGCATCGTAGTCGCGGGGTTCTGCACGTTCCTCTTCGCGCGTGCCGCGTTTTTCGAGCTGTCGGGCTCGAACGCCGCCAGCGACGGCGACCCGGCGCGTCTGGGCACGGCGGCGCATATGCCGTGGCTGGCGGGCATCACGATTGTCTGCCTTGTGCTGATCTACTTTGTCTTTGGTCGCGAGCGCGCGCGCACCGGTTGGCACATGGGCAAAGGGCTTGTAGCACCAATGGTGGTGATCGGGGTCGTCATGGGCTCGATCTACGGCGGGATCACGGGGATTACCGAAGCGGCCGGCATGGGCGCCTTTGCGGTGCTGATCATCGCCATCCTGCGCGGTGAGGGGTCGTTTGCCCTCGTGTGGGAAAGCCTGATGCGCACGCTGCGCTCTACCGGTACGATCATCTGGGTGACCATCGGCGCGGCCGCCCTTGCGGGCGCCTATACCATCGCTGGCGGTCCGCAGTATGTGGCCGATCTGATCGTCGGGAAAGATTTGCCGACGATGGGCGTAATCCTGACGATGATGGTGATCCTACTGTTCATGGGCGCCTTCATGGATTGGGTCGGCATTGTGCTGCTGATCATCCCGGTGTTCCTACCCATCGTTTTGCGCCTGCCCATCGAAGAGATCGGCTACATCGGGCAGCTGGATCCAAGTCATGTAGCGATCTGGTTCGGGGTGGTGTTCTGTATGAACATGCAAGTGAGCTTCCTGTCGCCCCCCTTTGGTCCGGCGGCCTTCTACCTGAAATCGGTGGCGCCGCCGCACATCAGTCTGACCGACATTTTCCGCGGGTTCCTGCCGTTCATCGGTATTCAGATCCTCGCGTTGTCGGTCCTGCTGATCTGGCCAAACATCATCGCGATCCTGCTGTGATGTTTACGCAGGATAAGGTTTCAGCGTTCGGGACGGTCGATTATCCTGTCGTCCCGAACGTCTTGCCACTCACCGTCGTGGAGGCGGTGCGGGAGGGCGCGGGCACCCGTCTCGCCCCCGCTTCGCATACCGACTTTCATCGCTGGAGCTCAGACGCGCCCCGGTGCGCCTGACCCTGACGGAGCCCGCTGCCATGGATTTCATCCGCCTTGACCCCGCCGATCACGTTGTGACCGCCACGCGCGCGCTGGCCGTGGGTGCGCAGATCGAAAGCACCGCAACCACGGCCCTGATCCCGTCGGGGCACAAGATCGCGACCGTGGCGATTACGGCGGGCGCGCCGGTGCGCAAATACGCCCAGATCATCGGCTACGCGGCAACCGACATCGCGCCGGGCGATCACGTGCACACCCACAACCTGGACTTTCGCGCGACCGATGCCGCCTATGAGTTTGCCACCGATCTGCGCCCCGTGACGCCCGCCCCCACGCCCGATACCTTCATGGGCTTTCGGCGTGCGAACGGGCGGGTGGGCACGCGCAACTACATCGCGATTGTCACTTCGGTGAACTGTTCGGCCACCGCCGCGCGCATGATCGCCGATCACTTCACCCCGAGGTGCTGGCAGACTATCCCAACGTCGACGGCGTCGCGGCCTTTGTGCACGGCACGGGTTGCGGCATGGCCGGGGACGGCGACGGGTTCGAGGCGTTGCAGCGGGTCATGTGGGGCTACGCCCGCCATCCCAACCACGCGGGCACGCTGATGGTGGGCCTCGGCTGCGAGATGAACCAGATCGATTGGCTGCTCGAGGCTTACGGCCTCGAACAGGGGCCGCTGTTCCAGACGATGAACATCCAGAACGTTGCGGGCCTGCAGCGCACGGTCGAGATGGGGATCGCCAAGGTTGCTGCGATGCTGCCGCTCGCCAATGAAGCGACGCGCACCCCCTGCCCCGCGTCCGAGCTGATGGTCGCGCTGCAATGCGGCGGCTCTGACGCGTGGTCGGGGATTACGGCCAATCCGGCGCTGGGGCACGCCTGCGATCTGCTGGCCGCACAGGGCGCCACCGGCGTGCTGGCCGAAACGCCCGAAATCTACGGCGCCGAGCATCTGCTGACCCGCCGCGCGGTGGACCGCGCCACCGGCGACAAGCTGATCGGCCTCATCAAATGGTGGGAGGATTACACCGCGCGCAACCGCGGCTCGATGGACAACAACCCCTCCCCGGGCAACAAGGCAGGTGGGCTGACGACCATTCTAGAGAAATCACTGGGCGCTGCGGCCAAGGGGGGCACAAGCCCGCTCACCGGTGTCTACAAATACGCCGAGGCCGTGACGTCGCGCGGATTCACCTTCATGGACAGCCCCGGCTACGACCCCGCGTCGGTCACAGGTCAGATCGCGGGCGGCTGCACGCTGGTGTGTTTTACGACCGGGCGCGGCTCTGCCTTCGGCTCAAAACCCAGCCCCACGGTCAAGATCGCCACAAATTCCGAAATGGCCACCCGCATGTCAGAGGATATGGACATCGACGCAGGCGAAATACTGTCAAAATCCGTCAGCATCGAAGAGAAGGGTCGCGAGATCTACCAAATGTTCCTGCGCGTCGCGTCTGGGGAAAAGACAAAATCCGAGGCGCAGGGATTGGGAGACTACGAATTCGTGCCCTGGCAAATCGGAGCGGTGATGTGAAACGGATCCTTGTCGTCGGCGGCGGTCTGATCGGGATCCGCCATTTGCGCGCTGTGCAGGCACATCCGCGCTGTACGCTCGTGGGCCTCGCCGATCCCGATCCGACGATCGCCCCGGATGTGCCGCGCTTTGCCGACATGGCCGACGCCCCCGACGATATCGACGGTGTGATCCTTGCGACGCCCACGCATCTGCACGCGGCGCACGGCGCGCAGGCCGCCGCGCGCGGCTGGCACATGCTGGTGGAAAAACCCGTGGCGGGCACCCTGAACGACGCGCGCCAGCTGGCACGGGACATCGCGGATGCGGGCGTAAGATCGCTGGTCGGGCATCACCGCCGCTACCACGCGCCAGTACAGCAGCTCAGACAGCTGATTGCCGAGGGTGCCATCGGCGACGTCGTCACCGCGACCCTGATCTGGGCCATGCGCAAACCAGATGCCTATTTTGCCGACAACTGGCGCACCGCGGGTGGATCGCCGGTCCTGATAAATCTAGTGCACGACATCGACATCCTGCGGTTCTGCATCGGTGAGATCACGGCAACAGCCGCCTTGCCCGGTGCGCGCCTGCGCGACAGTGGCCGCATCGAAAGCGGCGCGGTCGCGCTTGCCTTCGCCAATGGCGCGACAGGCACCATCAGCTTTGCCGATACCGCGCCTTCTCCCTGGGGGTTTGAGGCCGCGACCGGGGAGAACCCCAACATCGGCACCACCGCTCAGGACATGATGTGGATCACCGGTACGCGCGGCGCGGTCAGCTTTCCCTCCCTGAGCCTGTGGCACGGGCGGGATTGGAGCGCGGCGGCACAGCAGGTGCCCCTGACCGCTGACATCAACACACGCGCGCCGCTTGAGGCGCAGCTCGATCACTTCGTCGACGTGATGGCGGGCGCCTCCTCCCTGATCGATGTGGCGGACGCTACGAAAACCCTCACCATCGCCGAAGCCATTCAGGCGCAACTCACCTCCCCCGCTTCGCCGGAAACATCCGGCAAGAAACTCCTCGAAAGGACCCCTCATGAGCAAACCCACAATCGGTTTCATCGGCCTCGGCCTGATGGGCGGCGCCATGGTCGGCCGCCTACAGGATCAGGGCTATGCGCTGCACGTTCTGGGCAACCGCGACCGCACCTACCTTGACGCCGCCATCGCGCGCGGCGCGACAGAGGCCGCATCGGCCCGCGCGGTGGCAGAGGCAAGCGATATCGTGATGCTGTGCATGGGCACGTCAGATCA is from Sulfitobacter albidus and encodes:
- a CDS encoding TRAP transporter substrate-binding protein, which codes for MKMIKTAATVAVAAAMAAGTAMADGHASTNLRIQTHFSPETLSGKMAAKYIDDVQTMSNGEIAIEMFYSSSVVKSVETFDAAATGILDCDMTGGAYQTGKNPAFQFAGDLMGGYQNPYQQMAWLLHGDGRAALNELYNGYDMTFIGWWIPGPESLASTAPIRNAEDFKDWKFRSPPGLATKVFSALGASPIVMDFNEIFTALETGIIDGADAANLTNNVGLGLYDIATHTNFPGFHSMPADHLACRTDVWEAMPDHHKRIMTVAMDSLALHNASINEVQNAQTAKELTAKGITLHEWSPEDLQKYRDAVQTGWTEFATTPEAKALLESHISFLQDMGAMK
- a CDS encoding mandelate racemase/muconate lactonizing enzyme family protein → MKITAIISHVLQYDMPEVLGYSQQYYAKRTAHLVEVQTDEGVTGWGECFGPGNVAIANKAIVEKVIQPLVLGMDPMDRDVIWHKVYNLLRDHGQKGMPMQSLSGVDIALWDIAGKVAGLPLHQLIGGAHRRDVPCYGYGMMLRDEPVADLAARFEDEAAAIRDAGFTATKMKVGFGPKPDVKLCEAVRRGVGDDFKFMVDANHCYTTSDAFYVGRALEELDAYWFEEPVAPEDHDGYRELRAGLRVNISGGEAEFNRWGWRAILENRGLDIAQPEVCALGGISEYLRVLALCHAHFTPVVNHVWGSAVAVATNLHLLAAMPPLPGGLHPWEPMLEFDTTDNKFRDDLLTDPLDIQGQVKANGGRVAIPTGPGIGVDPDRDFIAHHRIDA
- a CDS encoding TRAP transporter small permease subunit: MQKASGSISEWLIPLAFVATVSWLVWHLPAFMLDWVPYTSDSLRGQVEAIYLRADVTPNLGGIFGGHIDIVDIAALILAPVLVFFGTRSVQPAAMEFEGASAIDRVALFIGRATMMVIAIMTVVMLYEVFMRYILERPTEWANEMTLWFASFTFLTSGFYAMQQRSHIRIFLLYDAVPRWLQRVFDCISTLLIVTFAFFLVYGSYKQVFVNKLYKWELYGSAFNPPIPATLQPMVLIVITLVAVQAILNLIQDWNKEPEIHTDEPDQEEIDALKRAVGQD
- a CDS encoding Gfo/Idh/MocA family protein, whose product is MKRILVVGGGLIGIRHLRAVQAHPRCTLVGLADPDPTIAPDVPRFADMADAPDDIDGVILATPTHLHAAHGAQAAARGWHMLVEKPVAGTLNDARQLARDIADAGVRSLVGHHRRYHAPVQQLRQLIAEGAIGDVVTATLIWAMRKPDAYFADNWRTAGGSPVLINLVHDIDILRFCIGEITATAALPGARLRDSGRIESGAVALAFANGATGTISFADTAPSPWGFEAATGENPNIGTTAQDMMWITGTRGAVSFPSLSLWHGRDWSAAAQQVPLTADINTRAPLEAQLDHFVDVMAGASSLIDVADATKTLTIAEAIQAQLTSPASPETSGKKLLERTPHEQTHNRFHRPRPDGRRHGRPPTGSGLCAARSGQPRPHLP